A window of Brettanomyces nanus chromosome 2, complete sequence contains these coding sequences:
- the HIS3 gene encoding imidazoleglycerol-phosphate dehydratase (BUSCO:EOG093441HI), with product MARFAHVKRITNETQVQIILSIDGGPITLEESLFEGSSDKEHALQTTGSQTISVNSGIGFLDHMLHALAKHSGWSMIVECIGDTYIDDHHSVEDIGIALGEAFNKAMGSVRGIKRFGVGFAPLDEALSRAVVDISNRPFAVVELGLKREKIGDLSCEMIPHFMESFATNARITMHVDCLRGFNDHHRSESAFKALAIAIREAISYTGGDEVPSTKGVL from the coding sequence ATGGCTCGTTTTGCACACGTTAAACGTATCACGAACGAAACCCAGGTTCAAATTATACTTAGTATTGATGGGGGACCAATCACATTAGAGGAGTCTCTTTTTGAAGGGTCCAGTGACAAAGAGCATGCTCTACAAACGACAGGATCACAGACTATCTCAGTGAATTCAGGAATTGGGTTCTTGGATCACATGCTGCATGCTTTGGCTAAACATTCTGGTTGGTCAATGATTGTTGAATGTATTGGGGATACATATATTGATGATCATCACAGTGTAGAAGATATAGGAATAGCATTAGGAGAAGCGTTCAATAAGGCGATGGGCTCTGTTCGAGGAATCAAGAGATTTGGCGTGGGTTTTGCACCCTTAGATGAGGCCCTTAGTAGAGCAGTTGTGGATATTTCTAATAGGCCGTTTGCGGTTGTTGAGTTGGgattgaagagagagaagattgGAGATTTGAGTTGTGAGATGATACCTCATTTTATGGAGTCTTTCGCTACAAATGCCAGGATTACTATGCATGTTGATTGTTTGAGAGGATTTAATGATCATCACAGAAGTGAGAGTGCTTTTAAGGCATTGGCCATTGCTATTAGGGAGGCTATTAGTTATACGGGTGGTGATGAGGTGCCGAGTACGAAGGGTGTGTTGTGA
- a CDS encoding uncharacterized protein (EggNog:ENOG41), with protein MASPDIDDLFKEAGALGVYSYYYQANRDNFHEIRLRSPIKSPGRLTPTPVRSTGPRTPVVQQAPVALASAPLASSPPPPLPQVAPIDHLNHCLNTIVGKDKSSKIIIYLLRLLTSLPTSFSSPLLRQLFLRSQGIIKGLGLYRQILRSLGVPFHLVRLTRMIRSSAIIVNNSKLGTPIRTKQLLNYWFNWDVITYLSSFYYAWADESLLLYNLGVLQNHELSHYHKLCSKHELLAWFAITVVGLRNDFAKYDDLLNRENAIKINFQVKERAHRLLSLSSGSPSTITKFATAYSSQLAEISKEKRILMVDIVRLSSDLIYDSVYVFHRPMYQPLHLSLGLASGILGFYKLWLSY; from the coding sequence ATGGCTTCTCCTGATATTGACGACTTGTTCAAAGAGGCAGGTGCCCTAGGAGTCTATTCCTACTACTACCAGGCGAATAGGGACAATTTCCATGAGATTCGTCTGCGTTCTCCTATCAAATCTCCTGGCCGTTTGACTCCTACGCCGGTAAGGAGTACTGGACCGAGGACTCCAGTGGTCCAGCAGGCTCCAGTGGCTTTGGCCTCGGCTCCATTGGCTTCCTCTCCACCTCCGCCTCTGCCTCAGGTGGCCCCAATCGACCACCTCAATCACTGCCTCAACACAATTGTTGGTAAAGACAAATCGTCcaaaatcatcatctaTCTACTACGTCTACTAACCTCTCTACccacttccttctcctcccCCCTTCTTCGCCAACTGTTCCTCAGATCTCAAGGAATCATCAAAGGTTTGGGATTATACAGACAGATTCTTCGGTCTTTGGGAGTTCCGTTCCACTTGGTTCGTCTCACCAGAATGATCAGATCTTCTGCTATCATAGTGAACAACTCAAAGTTGGGTACTCCTATCAGAACTAAACAATTACTCAATTACTGGTTTAATTGGGATGTTATCActtatctttcttccttctatTACGCCTGGGCTGATGAGTCTTTACTTCTCTACAACCTTGGAGTTCTACAGAATCATGAATTGTCCCATTATCATAAGCTTTGTTCCAAGCATGAGCTTTTAGCATGGTTCGCAATTACTGTCGTTGGATTACGCAATGATTTCGCCAAGTATGACGATCTTTTGAACCGAGAAAATGCCATAAAGATCAATTTCCAGGTCAAAGAACGTGCTCATAGACTTCTCAGCCTCAGCTCTGGAAGTCCATCTACTATCACCAAGTTTGCCACCGCATATTCATCTCAATTGGCTGAAATATCGAAGGAAAAACGCATACTTATGGTGGATATAGTCCGATTGTCCTCGGATCTTATCTACGATTCCGTTTATGTCTTCCACAGGCCGATGTATCAGCCACTCCATCTCTCTCTAGGCTTGGCTTCAGGTATCTTGGGATTCTACAAGCTCTGGCTATCTTATTAG
- the RPL9B_1 gene encoding 60S ribosomal protein L9B, which produces MKYVSSVQDINVPKDVTVSIQSRFVKVVGPRGTLTKDLKHIDVTFVKVSKDLIQVHIHNGDKRHVAKLRTTKSLISNMITGVTVGYRYKMRFVYAHFPINVSVADEDGQEFVEIRNFLGEKRLRKITVPEGVKAEVSKAQKDELIVSGNSVEEVSQTCADIQQICRVRNKDIRKFLDGIYVSEKGNIVEEM; this is translated from the coding sequence ATGAAGTACGTTTCCTCTGTTCAGGACATTAATGTCCCAAAAGATGTTACTGTTAGTATTCAGTCAAGATTTGTCAAGGTTGTTGGTCCAAGAGGTACTTTGACTAAGGACTTGAAGCACATTGATGTTACTTTCGTTAAGGTCAGCAAGGATTTGATTCAGGTTCATATCCACAACGGTGACAAAAGACATGTTGCCAAATTGAGAACTACCAAGTCTCTTATCAGTAATATGATTACTGGTGTTACGGTGGGCTACAGGTATAAGATGAGATTTGTCTACGCTCATTTCCCTATCAACGTGTCTGTTGCCGACGAAGACGGACAAGAGTTTGTCGAGATTAGAAACTTTTTGggagaaaagagacttAGAAAAATCACTGTTCCTGAAGGTGTGAAGGCTGAGGTTTCCAAGGCTCAGAAGGATGAGTTGATTGTCAGTGGTAACTCTGTCGAAGAGGTTTCTCAGACATGTGCAGACATCCAACAGATCTGTAGAGTTAGAAATAAGGATATTAGAAAGTTCTTGGATGGTATTTACGTTTCTGAGAAGGGAAACATTGTTGAGGAGATGTAA
- a CDS encoding uncharacterized protein (EggNog:ENOG41) yields MSDDDITMKEASEAHQVDATATSTNPLSRISSTSSSLASATTTPQIKVNDSEQITAKFTGVKNPSHQRSGSKSGAPSSIQVQSSPLLSSTPPTISKSLIKAYPYLIFANKILSILTWTDDNAFLPISLVLFSILLILYFENVITYLGHLLPVLALAHFTLICAYVEAQQEQHSTLDDIVHCMSTLSNKCEQLLAPLTSLSLTAYDLKRLLFTTVFLSPIHIIVSYFLLPPKTIICTTTVFLLTYHSQWSRVTRRLFWKSKTFRLLCFYLTGLDFEQQQHSGKSTIFNYAVEKTNQKLKEVTQKATGGGRNGPVRFSYVLYENQRRWLGIGWTPNLLSYERTPWTDEFLNEADSPDNFELPQLNDDSGMYWRWVDKTWRVDLTNDGSIQLSSTKSKTTADPKPDEGFIYYDNTWKSPTTEDSFSKYTRKRRWVRTAELASTKNSSTIGSVSALDGVSIPKSTPIGDVQNVTAIGDISTKVKKRKSLRFGANPTVLEGADDKTVNVDDMTLKKDQ; encoded by the coding sequence AtgtctgatgatgatattacTATGAAAGAAGCTTCAGAAGCACATCAGGTAGATGCCACCGCCACATCAACCAATCCACTATCCAGAATATCGTCCACATCCTCATCTTTAGCATCAGCCACAACTACTCCTCAAATTAAAGTCAATGACTCGGAACAGATCACTGCCAAATTCACCGGCGTTAAGAATCCCAGCCACCAGAGATCCGGGTCTAAATCAGGAGCACCCAGCTCTATTCAGGTACAATCATCACCTCTTTTGTCTTCCACGCCTCCTACCATTAGCAAGAGCCTAATAAAAGCTTATCCATATCTAATCTTTGCCAATAAGATCCTTTCCATCCTCACGTGGACAGACGACAATGCCTTTTTACCGATTTCTCTTGTTCTATTCTCCATCTTACTGATCCTCTACTTCGAGAATGTCATCACCTACTTGGGCCATCTTTTACCTGTTCTTGCATTGGCTCATTTCACACTTATCTGTGCTTACGTGGAAGCTCAACAGGAGCAGCATTCTACTCTCGATGACATAGTTCATTGTATGTCTACATTGAGTAATAAATGTGAACAGTTGCTAGCACCACTTACGTCGTTAAGTTTGACTGCATACGATTTAAAACGACTTCTATTCACAACGGTGTTCTTGTCTCCGATTCACATCATCGTCAGCTACTTTTTATTGCCTCCAAAGACAATAATATGTACTACAACAGTTTTTTTGCTCACCTATCACTCACAATGGTCAAGAGTCACACGTAGACTCTTTTGGAAATCGAAAACCTTCCGTTTATTGTGCTTTTATTTGACAGGACTTGACTTTGAACAGCAACAACACAGTGGAAAGTCGACAATTTTCAACTATGCGGTTGAAAAAACCAACcaaaagttgaaagaggTGACTCAAAAGGCTACAGGAGGTGGCAGAAACGGTCCTGTTCGCTTTTCTTACGTGCTATACGAGAATCAGAGACGCTGGCTCGGTATTGGATGGACTCCCAACTTACTTTCTTACGAAAGAACACCGTGGACGGACGAATTTCTTAACGAGGCAGATTCTCCAGACAACTTCGAGCTTCCTCAGCTCAACGACGATTCGGGAATGTACTGGAGATGGGTTGATAAGACGTGGCGAGTGGATTTGACCAACGATGGGTCAATCCAGCTCTCTTCTACAAAGTCCAAGACTACGGCAGACCCCAAACCGGATGAAGGATTCATCTATTATGATAATACGTGGAAAAGCCCAACTACAGAGGATTCATTTTCCAAGTATACGAGGAAAAGACGATGGGTTCGTACAGCAGAGTTAGCATCCACAAAGAATTCCTCAACGATTGGCAGTGTTAGTGCATTAGATGGAGTTTCTATACCCAAATCAACACCTATTGGAGATGTACAAAATGTTACTGCTATTGGAGACATCTCTACCAAGGttaaaaagagaaagagctTGAGATTCGGGGCCAATCCAACGGTTCTTGAGGGGGCTGACGACAAAACAGTGAACGTTGATGACATgacgttgaagaaagatcaataa